The Kozakia baliensis genome includes a region encoding these proteins:
- the hpnH gene encoding adenosyl-hopene transferase HpnH: protein MAVPLMQAVRVGRYVVKQHLMKRKRYPLVLMLEPLFRCNLACAGCGKIDYPAQILNQRLSLQECLDADAECGAPVIAIAGGEPLLHKEMPQIVKGLIARKKYVYLCTNGLLLEKKLDDYEPSPFFSWDVHLDGDPQMHDSSVCQEGVYDRAVAAIRKAKERGFRVSINCTLFDGADPKRVAAFFDEVMAMGVDGVMTAPGYAYERAPDQEHFLNRQKTKQLFRDIFRYGKGKKWRFTQSPLFLNFLAGNENYHCTPWGKPLRTVFGWQRPCYLLGEGYAKSFKELMDDTAWDQYGTGAYEKCADCMVHSGYESTAVMDAVKRPWHIAKVALFGPETEKPMVPEISLANQRPAEYKYEKQVADQMAEISSRKPSRGPRVRVHKTESKPQAEIADAAD from the coding sequence ATGGCCGTTCCATTGATGCAGGCCGTCCGTGTCGGACGCTACGTGGTCAAGCAGCACCTCATGAAACGCAAGCGCTATCCGCTTGTCCTCATGTTGGAGCCGCTGTTCCGCTGTAACCTCGCCTGTGCCGGTTGCGGCAAGATCGACTACCCGGCTCAGATTCTGAACCAACGCCTCAGCCTGCAAGAGTGCCTTGACGCCGATGCCGAATGCGGCGCGCCGGTTATCGCCATCGCGGGTGGCGAGCCGCTGCTGCATAAAGAAATGCCGCAGATCGTCAAAGGTTTGATCGCTCGTAAAAAATATGTGTATCTGTGCACGAACGGGCTGCTTCTGGAAAAGAAGCTGGACGATTACGAGCCTTCGCCGTTCTTCTCTTGGGACGTCCACCTCGATGGCGATCCGCAGATGCACGATTCGTCGGTCTGTCAGGAAGGCGTGTACGACCGCGCCGTGGCCGCTATCCGCAAGGCGAAAGAGCGCGGCTTCCGCGTTTCCATCAACTGCACGCTGTTCGATGGGGCCGATCCCAAGCGTGTTGCGGCGTTCTTCGATGAAGTGATGGCGATGGGCGTCGATGGCGTGATGACCGCGCCGGGCTATGCCTATGAGCGCGCCCCGGATCAGGAGCACTTCCTGAACCGTCAGAAAACCAAGCAGCTTTTCCGTGATATTTTCCGTTATGGCAAAGGCAAGAAATGGCGCTTCACGCAGTCGCCACTGTTCCTCAACTTCCTGGCGGGTAACGAGAACTACCATTGCACGCCGTGGGGCAAGCCGCTGCGTACGGTCTTCGGTTGGCAGCGCCCATGCTACTTGCTGGGTGAAGGCTACGCCAAATCCTTCAAGGAATTAATGGACGACACGGCCTGGGATCAGTACGGCACCGGCGCGTATGAAAAATGCGCCGATTGCATGGTTCATTCCGGTTATGAGTCCACGGCCGTTATGGATGCGGTCAAGCGCCCCTGGCACATTGCCAAGGTTGCGTTGTTCGGGCCGGAAACCGAGAAGCCGATGGTGCCGGAGATCTCTCTCGCGAACCAGCGTCCGGCTGAATATAAATATGAGAAGCAGGTCGCCGATCAGATGGCCGAAATCTCTTCCCGCAAGCCTTCACGTGGACCGCGCGTGCGCGTGCATAAAACAGAGTCCAAACCGCAGGCGGAGATCGCCGACGCGGCAGATTGA
- a CDS encoding hemolysin family protein → MLTPILVICLLIVLNGVFAMGEMALISAKRPRLAALVKQGVRGADRALRLADQPQAFLPTVQIGMTLVSILEGAFGGSRIEENLTEIIARISVLKPIASDLSIVVVVLVITFVMLVFGELVPKQIALQQPERIAARLSLPLTALANVARPVVWLLSKTSSLVLRLMGVGGLTRAAITEEELRAMLVEGAQAGVLETGERVMIERLLRLADRPVRAIMTPRNEIFWVDRHASREALIAKLRQSTYTRILVCEGDVDHPVGVILAKDLMDRLLQGLPISIEAALRQPLVVPDSLTAQDMIERMRGVRMGIAFVLDEYGSFEGIVTPSDIFEAIVGDENADQNAPVHQNATRNDEYVLDGFMPADEVRALLDLPDLPAQGSYHTLGGAILALLRRVPAVGDKVVFGGWLFEVLEMEQRRVLRVRASRQVLAEN, encoded by the coding sequence ATGCTCACTCCCATTCTCGTTATCTGTCTTCTTATCGTGCTCAACGGCGTGTTCGCGATGGGAGAGATGGCTCTCATTTCCGCCAAGCGGCCCAGGTTGGCCGCCTTGGTCAAGCAGGGAGTGCGGGGCGCCGATCGCGCGCTCCGCCTGGCGGATCAACCTCAGGCTTTCCTGCCGACCGTTCAGATCGGCATGACGCTGGTATCGATTCTCGAAGGTGCGTTCGGCGGTAGCCGTATTGAAGAAAATCTGACGGAAATCATCGCCCGTATCTCGGTATTGAAGCCCATCGCCAGCGATCTCTCGATTGTCGTGGTGGTGCTGGTGATCACCTTCGTCATGTTGGTGTTCGGTGAATTGGTGCCCAAGCAGATTGCTTTGCAGCAGCCCGAACGTATTGCGGCGCGTCTGTCCTTGCCGCTGACGGCGCTTGCGAATGTGGCGCGTCCGGTCGTTTGGCTATTGAGCAAGACCTCGTCTCTCGTGCTGCGCCTCATGGGCGTCGGCGGCCTCACGCGTGCGGCCATCACGGAGGAAGAACTCCGCGCCATGCTGGTGGAAGGCGCACAGGCCGGCGTGTTGGAGACGGGCGAGCGCGTAATGATCGAGCGGTTATTGCGTTTGGCCGATCGCCCGGTTCGCGCCATCATGACGCCCCGAAACGAGATTTTTTGGGTGGATCGCCATGCCAGTCGGGAAGCGTTGATCGCCAAGCTTCGGCAATCGACCTATACGCGCATTTTGGTCTGCGAAGGCGATGTGGATCATCCGGTAGGCGTCATTCTGGCGAAAGATCTGATGGACCGCCTGCTGCAAGGACTACCAATTTCCATCGAGGCAGCCCTGCGTCAGCCCCTCGTGGTGCCGGACAGCTTGACGGCGCAGGATATGATCGAGCGTATGCGTGGCGTGCGTATGGGGATTGCCTTCGTGCTGGATGAGTATGGTTCATTCGAAGGAATCGTCACACCATCCGATATCTTCGAAGCTATCGTCGGCGATGAAAACGCCGATCAGAACGCGCCCGTGCACCAGAACGCCACACGGAACGACGAATATGTTCTGGATGGCTTCATGCCGGCGGACGAAGTGCGCGCTTTGCTCGATCTGCCCGACCTGCCCGCGCAAGGCAGTTACCATACGCTGGGCGGGGCGATCCTGGCGCTGCTGCGACGTGTGCCAGCGGTGGGGGACAAGGTGGTTTTCGGCGGGTGGCTGTTCGAAGTGCTGGAAATGGAACAACGCCGCGTTCTGCGGGTGCGGGCCAGCCGTCAGGTATTAGCGGAAAATTAA